A genomic region of Vitis vinifera cultivar Pinot Noir 40024 chromosome 7, ASM3070453v1 contains the following coding sequences:
- the LOC100255567 gene encoding uncharacterized protein LOC100255567 isoform X4, with product MDLLIPNMRAFPISSGTPHTLFFRDGGTSPGATAAANRIRSPSSSSSSHALVGAAAAAAASPKLFSYKFGYSNEDSTSFGGDADGDEEIEVEKLENNGVEEVEIEKLGNNSRRIRSKIVIDANLHTVWSILTDYEGLADFIPGLAVSQLVEKGEKFARLFQIGQQDLAFGLKFNAKGIVDCYEKDLESLPFGEKRDIEFKMIEGDFQIFEGKWSIEQ from the exons ATGGATTTGCTGATCCCCAATATGCGCGCTTTTCCAATCTCATCAGGAACGCCCCACACTCTCTTCTTCCGCGATGGGGGTACCTCCCCCGGCGCTACCGCCGCCGCGAATAGAATCAGAAGTCCTAGCTCCTCTAGCTCCTCCCATGCCTTGGTAGGTGCTGCCGCTGCTGCTGCCGCCTCTCCGAAGCTCTTTTCCTACAAATTTGGGTACTCTAATGAGGATTCCACCTCCTTCGGCGGCGATGCTGATGgtgatgaagagattgaggTAGAGAAGCTTGAGAACAATGGCGTGGAAGAGGTTGAGATAGAGAAGCTCGGAAACAACTCTCGGAGGATTCGATCCAAAATTGTTATTGATGCTAACCTCCACACTGTTTGGAGCATTTTGACTGATTATGAGGGATTGGCCGATTTTATTCCGGGCCTCGCAGTCAGCCAGTTGGTTGAAAAAGGAGAGAAATTCGCTCGACTTTTTCAG ATCGGACAGCAAGATTTGGCATTTGGACTGAAATTTAATGCCAAAGGAATTGTAGATTGCTATGAGAAAGATCTTGAGAGTCTCCCTTTCGGTGAAAAGCGTGATATTGAATTTAAGATGATTGAAGGTgactttcaaatttttgaaggaaaatggtCTATTGAGCAG TAG
- the LOC100255567 gene encoding uncharacterized protein LOC100255567 isoform X1 → MDLLIPNMRAFPISSGTPHTLFFRDGGTSPGATAAANRIRSPSSSSSSHALVGAAAAAAASPKLFSYKFGYSNEDSTSFGGDADGDEEIEVEKLENNGVEEVEIEKLGNNSRRIRSKIVIDANLHTVWSILTDYEGLADFIPGLAVSQLVEKGEKFARLFQIGQQDLAFGLKFNAKGIVDCYEKDLESLPFGEKRDIEFKMIEGDFQIFEGKWSIEQRNTNTWEGKDSSVGQEFYTTLTYVVDVEPKRWLPVYLVEGRLSREIKMNLTCIREEAKKRTHNPLSAQ, encoded by the exons ATGGATTTGCTGATCCCCAATATGCGCGCTTTTCCAATCTCATCAGGAACGCCCCACACTCTCTTCTTCCGCGATGGGGGTACCTCCCCCGGCGCTACCGCCGCCGCGAATAGAATCAGAAGTCCTAGCTCCTCTAGCTCCTCCCATGCCTTGGTAGGTGCTGCCGCTGCTGCTGCCGCCTCTCCGAAGCTCTTTTCCTACAAATTTGGGTACTCTAATGAGGATTCCACCTCCTTCGGCGGCGATGCTGATGgtgatgaagagattgaggTAGAGAAGCTTGAGAACAATGGCGTGGAAGAGGTTGAGATAGAGAAGCTCGGAAACAACTCTCGGAGGATTCGATCCAAAATTGTTATTGATGCTAACCTCCACACTGTTTGGAGCATTTTGACTGATTATGAGGGATTGGCCGATTTTATTCCGGGCCTCGCAGTCAGCCAGTTGGTTGAAAAAGGAGAGAAATTCGCTCGACTTTTTCAG ATCGGACAGCAAGATTTGGCATTTGGACTGAAATTTAATGCCAAAGGAATTGTAGATTGCTATGAGAAAGATCTTGAGAGTCTCCCTTTCGGTGAAAAGCGTGATATTGAATTTAAGATGATTGAAGGTgactttcaaatttttgaaggaaaatggtCTATTGAGCAG CGCAATACAAATACATGGGAAGGCAAAGATTCCTCGGTAGGCCAAGAATTTTACACTACTCTTACATATGTAGTTGATGTGGAACCGAAGCGGTGGTTGCCTGTCTACCTTGTTGAAGGAAGGCTCAGCAGGGAGATAAAAATGAACCTTACGTGCATTCgagaagaagcaaagaaaaGAACTCACAACCCCCTTTCTGCTCAGTAG
- the LOC100255567 gene encoding uncharacterized protein LOC100255567 isoform X3: MDLLIPNMRAFPISSGTPHTLFFRDGGTSPGATAAANRIRSPSSSSSSHALVGAAAAAAASPKLFSYKFGYSNEDSTSFGGDADGDEEIEVEKLENNGVEEVEIEKLGNNSRRIRSKIVIDANLHTVWSILTDYEGLADFIPGLAVSQLVEKGEKFARLFQIGQQDLAFGLKFNAKGIVDCYEKDLESLPFGEKRDIEFKMIEGDFQIFEGKWSIEQVD; encoded by the exons ATGGATTTGCTGATCCCCAATATGCGCGCTTTTCCAATCTCATCAGGAACGCCCCACACTCTCTTCTTCCGCGATGGGGGTACCTCCCCCGGCGCTACCGCCGCCGCGAATAGAATCAGAAGTCCTAGCTCCTCTAGCTCCTCCCATGCCTTGGTAGGTGCTGCCGCTGCTGCTGCCGCCTCTCCGAAGCTCTTTTCCTACAAATTTGGGTACTCTAATGAGGATTCCACCTCCTTCGGCGGCGATGCTGATGgtgatgaagagattgaggTAGAGAAGCTTGAGAACAATGGCGTGGAAGAGGTTGAGATAGAGAAGCTCGGAAACAACTCTCGGAGGATTCGATCCAAAATTGTTATTGATGCTAACCTCCACACTGTTTGGAGCATTTTGACTGATTATGAGGGATTGGCCGATTTTATTCCGGGCCTCGCAGTCAGCCAGTTGGTTGAAAAAGGAGAGAAATTCGCTCGACTTTTTCAG ATCGGACAGCAAGATTTGGCATTTGGACTGAAATTTAATGCCAAAGGAATTGTAGATTGCTATGAGAAAGATCTTGAGAGTCTCCCTTTCGGTGAAAAGCGTGATATTGAATTTAAGATGATTGAAGGTgactttcaaatttttgaaggaaaatggtCTATTGAGCAG GTAGACTAA
- the LOC100255567 gene encoding uncharacterized protein LOC100255567 isoform X2 has protein sequence MDLLIPNMRAFPISSGTPHTLFFRDGGTSPGATAAANRIRSPSSSSSSHALVGAAAAAAASPKLFSYKFGYSNEDSTSFGGDADGDEEIEVEKLENNGVEEVEIEKLGNNSRRIRSKIVIDANLHTVWSILTDYEGLADFIPGLAVSQLVEKGEKFARLFQIGQQDLAFGLKFNAKGIVDCYEKDLESLPFGEKRDIEFKMIEGDFQIFEGKWSIEQHYYSILAMAVSTIRLRFCWFR, from the exons ATGGATTTGCTGATCCCCAATATGCGCGCTTTTCCAATCTCATCAGGAACGCCCCACACTCTCTTCTTCCGCGATGGGGGTACCTCCCCCGGCGCTACCGCCGCCGCGAATAGAATCAGAAGTCCTAGCTCCTCTAGCTCCTCCCATGCCTTGGTAGGTGCTGCCGCTGCTGCTGCCGCCTCTCCGAAGCTCTTTTCCTACAAATTTGGGTACTCTAATGAGGATTCCACCTCCTTCGGCGGCGATGCTGATGgtgatgaagagattgaggTAGAGAAGCTTGAGAACAATGGCGTGGAAGAGGTTGAGATAGAGAAGCTCGGAAACAACTCTCGGAGGATTCGATCCAAAATTGTTATTGATGCTAACCTCCACACTGTTTGGAGCATTTTGACTGATTATGAGGGATTGGCCGATTTTATTCCGGGCCTCGCAGTCAGCCAGTTGGTTGAAAAAGGAGAGAAATTCGCTCGACTTTTTCAG ATCGGACAGCAAGATTTGGCATTTGGACTGAAATTTAATGCCAAAGGAATTGTAGATTGCTATGAGAAAGATCTTGAGAGTCTCCCTTTCGGTGAAAAGCGTGATATTGAATTTAAGATGATTGAAGGTgactttcaaatttttgaaggaaaatggtCTATTGAGCAG CATTACTATTCAATCCTTGCAATGGCTGTTTCTACAATTCGGTTGAGATTCTGTTGGTTCAGATAG